Proteins from a genomic interval of Marmota flaviventris isolate mMarFla1 chromosome 8, mMarFla1.hap1, whole genome shotgun sequence:
- the Usp19 gene encoding ubiquitin carboxyl-terminal hydrolase 19 isoform X13: MPAEPLHFVRGRPPSTKKISGELGWLPGGGGGSGVSKIGAGSRPCWGAGLWLLVPCWRIWPQRVAKIAGPGRKRRSPDPDAVADPGTLWLSTKRLRMSGGASATGPRRGPPGLEEATSKKKQKDRANQESKDGDPRRGSVPNPQEEHTKEELLLDWGQNENEVIVKLRVGAGPLRLEEVDTVFTDTNCVVRLPGGRQWGGVLYAEIESSCAKVQARKGGVLQLALPKKVPLLTWPSLLKPLGTQELVPRLRCQENGQELSPIALDPGPEPRRAKQEARNQKRAQGRGEVGSGAGPGAQAGPSAKRAVHLCRGPEGEGSRDGPGPQGDAPPFLADPAPQVEAEEQLCVPPLNPQTCLLGSEKNLALLAGEKSVSPRNDPVSPAVAQIRDPGKDDLVKEEMTVATDAATLVDEPESMVNLAFVKNDSYEKGPDSVVVHVYVKEIHRDTSRVLFREQDFTLIFQTRDGNFLRLHPGCGPHTIFRWQVKLRNLIEPEHCTFCFTASRIDICLHKRQSQRWGGLEAPAARGAVGGAKVAVPTGPTPLDSTPPGGTPHPMTGQEEARAMEKDKSKARSEDTGLDGVVTRTTLEHVVPKPEPHLASPKPTCMVPPMPHSPVSGDSVEEEEEEEKKVCLPGFTGLVNLGNTCFMNSVIQSLSNTRELRDFFHDRSFEAEINYNNPLGTGGRLAIGFAVLLRALWKGTHHAFQPSKLKAIVASKASQFTGYAQHDAQEFMAFLLDGLHEDLNRIQNKPYTETVDSDGRPDEVVAEEAWQRHKMRNDSFIVDLFQGQYKSKLVCPVCAKVSITFDPFLYLPVPLPQKQKVLPVFYFAREPHSKPIKFLVSVSKENSSVSEVLDSLSQSVHVKPENLRLAEVIKNRFHRIFLPSHSLDTVSPSDMLLCFELLSPELAKERVVVLEVQQRPQVPSVPISKCAACQRKQQSEDEKLKRCTRCYRVGYCNQLCQKTHWPDHKGLCRPENIGYPFLVSVPASRLTYARLAQLLEGYARYSVSVFQPPFQPGRMALESQSPGCTTLLSNSSLEAGDSEKDSTQPPELQLVTSVAEGDMGVPQVWASPDRCPVPSTSGISSEMLTSGPIEGTSLPPVERVSRPEAAVPGYQHPSEAINAHTPQFFIYKIDASNREQRLEDKGETPLELGDDCSLALVWRNNERLQEFVLVDSKDLECAEDPGSAGEAARAGHFTLDQCLNLFTRPEVLAPEEAWYCPQCKQHREASKQLLLWRLPNVLIVQLKRFSFRSFIWRDKINDLVEFPVRNLDLSKFCIGQKEEQLPSYDLYAVINHYGGMIGGHYTACARLPNDRSSQRSDVGWRLFDDSTVTTVDESQVVTRYAYVLFYRRRNSPVERPPRAGHSEHHPDLGPAAEAAASQGLGPGQAPEVAPTRTAPERFIPPVDRPAPTYSNMEEVD, from the exons ATGCCGGCGGAGCCGTTACATTTCGTCCGTGGCCGGCCTCCCTCCACAAAGAAGATTAGCGGAGAGTTAGggtggcttcctggaggaggtggtggcAGTGGGGTTTCGAAGATTGGAGCTGGGTCGCGGCCCTGTTGGGGCGCTGGTCTGTG GCTGTTGGTTCCTTGTTGGAGAATTTGGCCACAAAGAGTTGCCAAAATAGCTGGGCCAGGAAGAAAGCGCCGCAGCCCTGACCCAGACGCTGTTGCCGACCCCGGGACACTCTGGCTGTCAACCAAGCGGCTCAGAATGTCTGGCGGGGCCAGTGCCACGGGCCCAAGGAGAGGGCCCCCAGGACTGGAGGAGGCCACTAGTAAGAAGAAGCAGAAGGATAGAGCAAACCAGGAGAGCAAGGATGGAGACCCTAGGAGAG GGTCAGTGCCCAATCCACAAGAGGAGCATACCAAAGAGG AGTTGTTGCTTGATTGGGGACAGAATGAAAATGAGGTAATTGTCAAGCTGCGTGTGGGAGCAGGACCCttgcggctggaggaggtggatacTGTTTTCACAGACACCAACTGTGTGGTGCGGCTTCCAG GTGGTCGGCAGTGGGGTGGTGTCCTTTATGCTGAAATAGAAAGTTCTTGCGCCAAAGTTCAGGCCCGTAAGGGTGGAGTCCTACAGCTGGCATTACCCAAGAAGGTGCCTCTGCTCACGTGGCCCTCTCTCCTG AAACCTCTAGGGACCCAGGAGCTGGTGCCCAGGCTGCGGTGCCAGGAGAATGGGCAGGAACTGTCTCCCATTGCCCTGGACCCAGGCCCTGAGCCCCGCCGGGCTAAGCAGGAGGCCCGGAACCAGAAGCGGGCCCAGGGCCGTGGTGAGGTAGGCTCAGGGGCTGGCCCCGGGGCCCAGGCAGGGCCCAGCGCCAAGAGGGCTGTACATCTCTGcagagggccagagggggaagggtccAGGGATGGCCCTGGACCCCAGGGTGATGCTCCACCCTTCCTGGCTGATCCAGCCCCCCAG GTTGAGGCTGAAGAACAGCTCTGTGTACCACCACTGAATCCGCAAACCTGCCTCCTAGGCTCAGAGAAGAATTTAGCCCTTTTGGCAGGAGAGAAGTCAGTGTCCCCCAGGAATGACCCAGTCTCCCCAGCAGTGGCCCAGATCAGAGACCCTGGGAAAGATGACCTTGTCAAAGAAGAGATGACAGTAGCAACAGATGCCGCAACGTTGGTGGATG AGCCTGAGTCCATGGTGAACCTGGCATTTGTCAAGAATGACTCATATGAGAAGGGCCCGGATTCAGTGGTGGTGCACGTGTACGTGAAGGAGATCCACAGGGATACCTCTCGAGTACTTTTCCGTGAACAGGACTTCACACTCATCTTCCAGACCAG GGATGGAAACTTCTTGAGGCTGCATCCGGGCTGTGGGCCCCACACCATCTTCCGTTGGCAGGTGAAGCTCAG GAACCTGATTGAGCCAGAACATTGCACCTTCTGTTTCACGGCCTCTCGCATCGACATCTGCCTCCATAAGCGTCAGAGTCAGCGCTGGGGGGGGCTGGAGGCCCCAGCTGCACGAG GTGCAGTGGGTGGTGCAAAGGTTGCCGTGCCGACAGGTCCAACACCTCTGGATTCAACCCCTCCGGGAGGTACCCCTCACCCCATGACAGGCCAGGAGGAAGCCCGGGCTATGGAGAAAGATAAATCCAAGGCTCGATCCGAGGACACAGGGCTGGATGGTGTGGTGACCCGTACAACCTTGGAGCATGTTGTCCCAAAGCCAGAGCCACACCTGGCCTCG CCCAAGCCCACATGTATGGTACCTCCAATGCCCCACAGCCCTGTGAGTGGAGAtagtgtggaggaggaggaggaggaagagaagaaggtgTGTCTGCCAGGTTTCACTGGCCTTGTCAACTTAGGCAACACTTGCTTCATGAACAGTGTCATTCAGTCTCTTTCCAACACTCGGGAACTTCGGGACTTCTTCCATG ACCGTTCCTTTGAGGCAGAGATCAACTACAACAACCCACTGGGGACTGGTGGACGTCTGGCCATTGGCTTTGCTGTGTTGCTCCGGGCCCTGTGGAAGGGCACTCACCATGCctttcagccttccaagttgaaG GCCATTGTGGCAAGCAAGGCCAGCCAGTTCACAGGCTATGCCCAGCACGATGCCCAGGAGTTCATGGCTTTCCTGCTGGATGGGCTACATGAGGACCTGAATCGAATCCAGAACAAGCCATACACGGAAACCGTGGACTCGGATGGACGGCCTGATGag GTGGTGGCTGAGGAAGCATGGCAGCGGCACAAGATGAGGAACGATTCTTTCATTGTGGACCTATTTCAGGGCCAGTACAAGTCGAAGCTGGTGTGCCCTGTATGTGCCAAG GTCTCCATCACATTTGACCCGTTCCTTTATCTGCCGGTGCCCTTGCCACAAAAACAAAAGGTTCTCCCTGTCTTTTATTTTGCTCGAGAGCCACATAGCAAGCCTATCAAG TTCCTGGTGAGTGTTAGCAAGGAAAATTCCAGTGTGAGTGAAGTTTTGGATTCCCTCTCTCAGAGTGTCCATGTGAAACCTGAGAACCTGCGTCTGGCTGAG GTAATTAAGAATCGCTTCCATCGTATATTCCTGCCCTCTCACTCATTGGACACTGTGTCCCCATCTGACATGCTTCTCTGCTTTGAGCTGCTGTCCCCAGAGTTAGCTAAGGAACGGGTAGTGGTGCTAGAAGTACAACAG CGCCCCCAGGTGCCCAGCGTCCCTATCTCCAAGTGTGCCGCCTGCCAGCGGAAGCAGCAGTCAGAGGATGAAAAACTGAAGCGATGTACCCGGTGCTACCGTGTGGGCTACTGCAACCA gCTCTGTCAGAAAACCCATTGGCCTGACCATAAGGGTCTCTGCCGCCCTGAGAACATTGGTTACCCCTTCCTGGTCAGTGTACCTGCCTCACGCCTCACTTATGCCCGTCTTGCTCAGCTGCTAGAGGGTTATGCCCG GTACTCTGTGAGTGTATTCCAGCCACCCTTCCAGCCTGGTCGCATGGCCTTGGAGTCTCAGAGCCCTGGCTGTACCACACTGCTCTCCAATAGCTCCCTGGAGGCTGGGGACAGCGAGAAGGACtccactcagcctcctgagctccagCTGGTGACCTCTGTGGCTGAAGGGGATATGGGGGTCCCCCAGGTGTGGGCATCTCCTGACCGGTGCCCTGTGCCTAGCACCAGTGGAATTTCTTCTGAGATGCTGACTAGTGGGCCTATTGAGGGTACTTCTTTGCCTCCTGTCGAGAGGGTGTCCCGGCCTGAAG CTGCTGTGCCAGGATACCAACATCCAAGTGAAGCCATAAATGCCCACACACCCCagttcttcatctataaaattgaTGCATCTAACCGAGAGCAGCGGCTAGAGGATAAAG GGGAGACCCCACTGGAGTTGGGTGATGACTGTAGCCTGGCTCTGGTTTGGCGAAACAATGAGCGCCTGCAGGAGTTTGTGTTGGTAGACTCCAAGGACCTGGAATGTGCTGAGGACCCAGGCTCTGCTGGTGAGGCTGCTCGCGCTGGCCACTTCACCCTGGACCAGTGCCTCAACCTCTTCACACGGCCTGAGGTGCTGGCACCTGAGGAGGCCTG GTACTGCCCACAGTGCAAACAGCACCGTGAGGCCTCCAAGCAACTGTTGCTATGGCGCTTGCCAAATGTGCTCATTGTGCAGCTCAAGCGCTTCTCCTTTCGTAGTTTTATCTGGCGTGACAAGATCAATGACTTGGTGGAGTTTCCGGTTCG GAACCTAGATCTGAGCAAGTTCTGTATTGGTCAGAAAGAGGAGCAGTTGCCCAGCTACGACCTGTATGCTGTCATCAACCACTATGGAGGCATGATTGGTGGCCACTACACTGCCTGCGCACGCCTGCCCAATGATCGCAGCAGCCAGCGCAGTGACGTGG GCTGGCGCTTATTTGATGACAGCACAGTGACGACAGTAGACGAGAGCCAGGTTGTGACACGTTATGCCTATGTACTCTTCTACCGCCGACGGAACTCTCCTGTGGAGAGGCCCCCCAGGGCAGGTCACTCTGAGCACCACCCAGACCTAGGCCCTGCAGCTGAGGCTGCTGCTAGCCAG
- the Usp19 gene encoding ubiquitin carboxyl-terminal hydrolase 19 isoform X10 encodes MPAEPLHFVRGRPPSTKKISGELGWLPGGGGGSGVSKIGAGSRPCWGAGLWLLVPCWRIWPQRVAKIAGPGRKRRSPDPDAVADPGTLWLSTKRLRMSGGASATGPRRGPPGLEEATSKKKQKDRANQESKDGDPRRGSVPNPQEEHTKEELLLDWGQNENEVIVKLRVGAGPLRLEEVDTVFTDTNCVVRLPGGRQWGGVLYAEIESSCAKVQARKGGVLQLALPKKVPLLTWPSLLKPLGTQELVPRLRCQENGQELSPIALDPGPEPRRAKQEARNQKRAQGRGEVGSGAGPGAQAGPSAKRAVHLCRGPEGEGSRDGPGPQGDAPPFLADPAPQVEAEEQLCVPPLNPQTCLLGSEKNLALLAGEKSVSPRNDPVSPAVAQIRDPGKDDLVKEEMTVATDAATLVDGKEPESMVNLAFVKNDSYEKGPDSVVVHVYVKEIHRDTSRVLFREQDFTLIFQTRDGNFLRLHPGCGPHTIFRWQVKLRNLIEPEHCTFCFTASRIDICLHKRQSQRWGGLEAPAARGAVGGAKVAVPTGPTPLDSTPPGGTPHPMTGQEEARAMEKDKSKARSEDTGLDGVVTRTTLEHVVPKPEPHLASPKPTCMVPPMPHSPVSGDSVEEEEEEEKKVCLPGFTGLVNLGNTCFMNSVIQSLSNTRELRDFFHDRSFEAEINYNNPLGTGGRLAIGFAVLLRALWKGTHHAFQPSKLKAIVASKASQFTGYAQHDAQEFMAFLLDGLHEDLNRIQNKPYTETVDSDGRPDEVVAEEAWQRHKMRNDSFIVDLFQGQYKSKLVCPVCAKVSITFDPFLYLPVPLPQKQKVLPVFYFAREPHSKPIKFLVSVSKENSSVSEVLDSLSQSVHVKPENLRLAEVIKNRFHRIFLPSHSLDTVSPSDMLLCFELLSPELAKERVVVLEVQQRPQVPSVPISKCAACQRKQQSEDEKLKRCTRCYRVGYCNQLCQKTHWPDHKGLCRPENIGYPFLVSVPASRLTYARLAQLLEGYARYSVSVFQPPFQPGRMALESQSPGCTTLLSNSSLEAGDSEKDSTQPPELQLVTSVAEGDMGVPQVWASPDRCPVPSTSGISSEMLTSGPIEGTSLPPVERVSRPEAAVPGYQHPSEAINAHTPQFFIYKIDASNREQRLEDKGETPLELGDDCSLALVWRNNERLQEFVLVDSKDLECAEDPGSAGEAARAGHFTLDQCLNLFTRPEVLAPEEAWYCPQCKQHREASKQLLLWRLPNVLIVQLKRFSFRSFIWRDKINDLVEFPVRNLDLSKFCIGQKEEQLPSYDLYAVINHYGGMIGGHYTACARLPNDRSSQRSDVGWRLFDDSTVTTVDESQVVTRYAYVLFYRRRNSPVERPPRAGHSEHHPDLGPAAEAAASQGLGPGQAPEVAPTRTAPERFIPPVDRPAPTYSNMEEVD; translated from the exons ATGCCGGCGGAGCCGTTACATTTCGTCCGTGGCCGGCCTCCCTCCACAAAGAAGATTAGCGGAGAGTTAGggtggcttcctggaggaggtggtggcAGTGGGGTTTCGAAGATTGGAGCTGGGTCGCGGCCCTGTTGGGGCGCTGGTCTGTG GCTGTTGGTTCCTTGTTGGAGAATTTGGCCACAAAGAGTTGCCAAAATAGCTGGGCCAGGAAGAAAGCGCCGCAGCCCTGACCCAGACGCTGTTGCCGACCCCGGGACACTCTGGCTGTCAACCAAGCGGCTCAGAATGTCTGGCGGGGCCAGTGCCACGGGCCCAAGGAGAGGGCCCCCAGGACTGGAGGAGGCCACTAGTAAGAAGAAGCAGAAGGATAGAGCAAACCAGGAGAGCAAGGATGGAGACCCTAGGAGAG GGTCAGTGCCCAATCCACAAGAGGAGCATACCAAAGAGG AGTTGTTGCTTGATTGGGGACAGAATGAAAATGAGGTAATTGTCAAGCTGCGTGTGGGAGCAGGACCCttgcggctggaggaggtggatacTGTTTTCACAGACACCAACTGTGTGGTGCGGCTTCCAG GTGGTCGGCAGTGGGGTGGTGTCCTTTATGCTGAAATAGAAAGTTCTTGCGCCAAAGTTCAGGCCCGTAAGGGTGGAGTCCTACAGCTGGCATTACCCAAGAAGGTGCCTCTGCTCACGTGGCCCTCTCTCCTG AAACCTCTAGGGACCCAGGAGCTGGTGCCCAGGCTGCGGTGCCAGGAGAATGGGCAGGAACTGTCTCCCATTGCCCTGGACCCAGGCCCTGAGCCCCGCCGGGCTAAGCAGGAGGCCCGGAACCAGAAGCGGGCCCAGGGCCGTGGTGAGGTAGGCTCAGGGGCTGGCCCCGGGGCCCAGGCAGGGCCCAGCGCCAAGAGGGCTGTACATCTCTGcagagggccagagggggaagggtccAGGGATGGCCCTGGACCCCAGGGTGATGCTCCACCCTTCCTGGCTGATCCAGCCCCCCAG GTTGAGGCTGAAGAACAGCTCTGTGTACCACCACTGAATCCGCAAACCTGCCTCCTAGGCTCAGAGAAGAATTTAGCCCTTTTGGCAGGAGAGAAGTCAGTGTCCCCCAGGAATGACCCAGTCTCCCCAGCAGTGGCCCAGATCAGAGACCCTGGGAAAGATGACCTTGTCAAAGAAGAGATGACAGTAGCAACAGATGCCGCAACGTTGGTGGATGgtaaag AGCCTGAGTCCATGGTGAACCTGGCATTTGTCAAGAATGACTCATATGAGAAGGGCCCGGATTCAGTGGTGGTGCACGTGTACGTGAAGGAGATCCACAGGGATACCTCTCGAGTACTTTTCCGTGAACAGGACTTCACACTCATCTTCCAGACCAG GGATGGAAACTTCTTGAGGCTGCATCCGGGCTGTGGGCCCCACACCATCTTCCGTTGGCAGGTGAAGCTCAG GAACCTGATTGAGCCAGAACATTGCACCTTCTGTTTCACGGCCTCTCGCATCGACATCTGCCTCCATAAGCGTCAGAGTCAGCGCTGGGGGGGGCTGGAGGCCCCAGCTGCACGAG GTGCAGTGGGTGGTGCAAAGGTTGCCGTGCCGACAGGTCCAACACCTCTGGATTCAACCCCTCCGGGAGGTACCCCTCACCCCATGACAGGCCAGGAGGAAGCCCGGGCTATGGAGAAAGATAAATCCAAGGCTCGATCCGAGGACACAGGGCTGGATGGTGTGGTGACCCGTACAACCTTGGAGCATGTTGTCCCAAAGCCAGAGCCACACCTGGCCTCG CCCAAGCCCACATGTATGGTACCTCCAATGCCCCACAGCCCTGTGAGTGGAGAtagtgtggaggaggaggaggaggaagagaagaaggtgTGTCTGCCAGGTTTCACTGGCCTTGTCAACTTAGGCAACACTTGCTTCATGAACAGTGTCATTCAGTCTCTTTCCAACACTCGGGAACTTCGGGACTTCTTCCATG ACCGTTCCTTTGAGGCAGAGATCAACTACAACAACCCACTGGGGACTGGTGGACGTCTGGCCATTGGCTTTGCTGTGTTGCTCCGGGCCCTGTGGAAGGGCACTCACCATGCctttcagccttccaagttgaaG GCCATTGTGGCAAGCAAGGCCAGCCAGTTCACAGGCTATGCCCAGCACGATGCCCAGGAGTTCATGGCTTTCCTGCTGGATGGGCTACATGAGGACCTGAATCGAATCCAGAACAAGCCATACACGGAAACCGTGGACTCGGATGGACGGCCTGATGag GTGGTGGCTGAGGAAGCATGGCAGCGGCACAAGATGAGGAACGATTCTTTCATTGTGGACCTATTTCAGGGCCAGTACAAGTCGAAGCTGGTGTGCCCTGTATGTGCCAAG GTCTCCATCACATTTGACCCGTTCCTTTATCTGCCGGTGCCCTTGCCACAAAAACAAAAGGTTCTCCCTGTCTTTTATTTTGCTCGAGAGCCACATAGCAAGCCTATCAAG TTCCTGGTGAGTGTTAGCAAGGAAAATTCCAGTGTGAGTGAAGTTTTGGATTCCCTCTCTCAGAGTGTCCATGTGAAACCTGAGAACCTGCGTCTGGCTGAG GTAATTAAGAATCGCTTCCATCGTATATTCCTGCCCTCTCACTCATTGGACACTGTGTCCCCATCTGACATGCTTCTCTGCTTTGAGCTGCTGTCCCCAGAGTTAGCTAAGGAACGGGTAGTGGTGCTAGAAGTACAACAG CGCCCCCAGGTGCCCAGCGTCCCTATCTCCAAGTGTGCCGCCTGCCAGCGGAAGCAGCAGTCAGAGGATGAAAAACTGAAGCGATGTACCCGGTGCTACCGTGTGGGCTACTGCAACCA gCTCTGTCAGAAAACCCATTGGCCTGACCATAAGGGTCTCTGCCGCCCTGAGAACATTGGTTACCCCTTCCTGGTCAGTGTACCTGCCTCACGCCTCACTTATGCCCGTCTTGCTCAGCTGCTAGAGGGTTATGCCCG GTACTCTGTGAGTGTATTCCAGCCACCCTTCCAGCCTGGTCGCATGGCCTTGGAGTCTCAGAGCCCTGGCTGTACCACACTGCTCTCCAATAGCTCCCTGGAGGCTGGGGACAGCGAGAAGGACtccactcagcctcctgagctccagCTGGTGACCTCTGTGGCTGAAGGGGATATGGGGGTCCCCCAGGTGTGGGCATCTCCTGACCGGTGCCCTGTGCCTAGCACCAGTGGAATTTCTTCTGAGATGCTGACTAGTGGGCCTATTGAGGGTACTTCTTTGCCTCCTGTCGAGAGGGTGTCCCGGCCTGAAG CTGCTGTGCCAGGATACCAACATCCAAGTGAAGCCATAAATGCCCACACACCCCagttcttcatctataaaattgaTGCATCTAACCGAGAGCAGCGGCTAGAGGATAAAG GGGAGACCCCACTGGAGTTGGGTGATGACTGTAGCCTGGCTCTGGTTTGGCGAAACAATGAGCGCCTGCAGGAGTTTGTGTTGGTAGACTCCAAGGACCTGGAATGTGCTGAGGACCCAGGCTCTGCTGGTGAGGCTGCTCGCGCTGGCCACTTCACCCTGGACCAGTGCCTCAACCTCTTCACACGGCCTGAGGTGCTGGCACCTGAGGAGGCCTG GTACTGCCCACAGTGCAAACAGCACCGTGAGGCCTCCAAGCAACTGTTGCTATGGCGCTTGCCAAATGTGCTCATTGTGCAGCTCAAGCGCTTCTCCTTTCGTAGTTTTATCTGGCGTGACAAGATCAATGACTTGGTGGAGTTTCCGGTTCG GAACCTAGATCTGAGCAAGTTCTGTATTGGTCAGAAAGAGGAGCAGTTGCCCAGCTACGACCTGTATGCTGTCATCAACCACTATGGAGGCATGATTGGTGGCCACTACACTGCCTGCGCACGCCTGCCCAATGATCGCAGCAGCCAGCGCAGTGACGTGG GCTGGCGCTTATTTGATGACAGCACAGTGACGACAGTAGACGAGAGCCAGGTTGTGACACGTTATGCCTATGTACTCTTCTACCGCCGACGGAACTCTCCTGTGGAGAGGCCCCCCAGGGCAGGTCACTCTGAGCACCACCCAGACCTAGGCCCTGCAGCTGAGGCTGCTGCTAGCCAG